CAAACGTCGAGAACGATTGATGTATACGTGTTCGGTCTTCTCTTTCTACGCTCAGActgtttcttattttattagcCAATATCCCATTAATTTTATGTGCTATTAAATTTACGGTATTTCTTTGGAGTAATTAGCTGATTATAGAGCCTTAAGCCGCAAAATTTAGCACAGCCACTCTAATTGAATGTTTCAGAAGTATAACAAATTTTCCAAGTATCAATTTCCTAAGTTTGATTCCACGCATCATCCTTATCAGTATCCTAAGAAATTACAACTCTTCGACGTGTGTGCGAGCCTTTAACTCGACCATAACGTAACGACGAGCACATTCGCGATCGGCTCATTGTGCAAAAGCGCATTAACGTTTTCCACGCTGCGTTCAGCGTCGTCGATTAAAATTTCCGATGGGAAGGCAATTTGTGATCGAACCTTGACTCGCGTAATAGAGTCGGAGGGACTTTTTGCAGCCGCGCGAACTAACACATCTCGTGTTCCACATCTGCTGCGTCGATTTTTATCTGTGCACGCGAGCGCGTTTATTGTTGCGTTCCTGTGCATCTACGCTGCTTCGGGTCGCGCGCGTATCTTTATTTTCCATTGTTTTCCCATCGATACGCTTTACCCAATGCCTGCGTTCCTTTTTTAACGGGGTccttctttatttttcgctGCGGGATTTGCATGTTTACTTTCCGGTGTTGCGTGTGCGAGACAACGATCAGCTCAGCGAgtggtatttttatttttttttggcgGAGTTTCTGCTTTCAGAGCATCTGGAGCGGTGGTAATCGTTTCATTACACAATGAGAAAAATAACAGAAATTACACGGGGTAGGCTACCCGAGGAGTTTTAGAGTATAGGGAAAGAAAGAGTAGGTCTCTTATTAAAGAAAGGATATAGGTGTATTCGCAGGCTTCGCAAAGTGCGTATTTCGCGGCAACGTAAGATCGCGTTTTATCTTAATTGCGCGCTGTTATGAAGTACTGCTTCGCATGGAGATGAGAAACGTTAATTGTAGCTCAAACTTATTAAACTCATTATGTAATTTGGCAGTCGAAACTATTCGCAATGCGATCACATAGATGTTTGGCAATATTCGAAAAGCTTGTATTGCGAAGCTTATTTATACGAGCATCTCTGATGATTATTTACGAATGATTTTTCtcgaattaattaaacgagGGTCCGCgatataataaatcatcgcaTAACTAATATTTAAACTCTCTAACTGCGCTTATGTACCATTCGTAAGATAAGATAGGATTTCCAACTTTGTGATTAACTGCTTCGGAAGTTCGCGCAATTTTTTCGGAATCGTCTATTCGCGAGCGAGTGGAAAGTAAATTAGAAGCTTCTGGCTGATTCAGAGTTTTTTGCGACATACAAACTTAGCATGATTATTTCTGCGAATTATCAAGTTTTCACAATCATCCCGGAGTGCCGGTGTGCGTCATATCGGGTATAGCatcgaaaaaataataagcgCGCTCCGAGTAACGAGGAAAAATTTTGctataaatgataaatttcATTGCTTCTCCCACTCCTCTTCATTACTTAAAATGGAACAATGGCATTTAAAGAAAATCTCGAGTAAAAGTGTATATTTAAATCGCGCATGCATGCGCAAAGCCATTTAGTACCCACCGGTAGTTTACGTCGTCCGATAAAAGTCAAGGCCGACAAAAGAAACTTTCgtattaaattaattagatTCGCCATTAAGGTCGGCTTAAGCATATCGCTTAGCAGCAATCGAACTCGAATGGGGAGCATTTTTCTCGCCGCATTTCTGCATACGAATCTCCGAGGAAAATTGCTTTCTCGCGCTACACAGCTCATGGATACACAGAGAAAGCATTGTTTCGGTAAATTTCCTATCGGGCTGGGCCGCTTTTAAAAGAGTTACGTTACATCGCGATAAAAATTACTGCTGGCCTGAAATTCCACAGTCCTTCTTTgagcctctctctcggcgTAAAAGTCTTTTTATCTGATTCTAAATATTCAATTGACTCTATTCAATGAATTTTTACGCGTTCAAATGACCTATCACATTTTCttatgtaaatataatatCGCCTTCCATAAATACGtcgagagcgagcgaaaaaTCGGTATGCTCTTATCGGACATTTCGATTTCCAGCTTGAAAGTTTCGTCCATACGCGATGGATGTACGAATTATAGTGAGCGTACGGGAGTCTGTTTTTTTTAGTTTCAAATCTCGATCGGAGTCCTTTCATCTGATTCGGACTCGTTCTAATATTATTATGATGGCTTTTTCAAACGGCCTATCACTTTTTATTATGCTAATACGCGGTGTCAGAGGGTTCACAATATGTCCCGGAGCGATTATCGTGATTCGATTTCTAACTCACCTGAGTTTCTAGCGCCCGGTTTGTTCTTTGACAGGTGGATGTTTGTTCCTCGATCAGTTTGCTTCCGAGATGTCACAAGATGACAAGATACGATGAAGCTGTCTTCAAAAAAGAAATCAGCGCTCAATTATCGTATATTCTTCTCTCTGACGATTTGTCATTAACACattcttttgaaaaatataattgctACCTCACGCGATTTCGctgatttatataaataaagcatAAACATAATCGTCACCAAATAATCGTAAGAAATCAttttaaagaatatatttgtttttgcttCAGCTCAATCGAGAACAATCATCCTCAATCATCTACAAAGCAgctcttttctttatttacaaatCTTTGTTGTACCTCGATTCCCCGTAAATGCTACCTACTTATTAATTGGATTCACTTTCTTTATCCCTGTAATTCGCGGCGACTTTTAAACTGCAATCACACTAATGTCAGCATTGAACAATTGAAACTCAAAATTGCTTCTGATTCTAATCTCTCGCTTGTCCTTTCAAACAACGGAAGCTATTATGCTTTCGTTTCGTATCATCACACGCGGAAGACTTTTACACCGGCGTGATGTCATACGAACGGTAAATTCATCGGCTTCACTCGGCAGACGATTtttaagaagaagaagcaatTTATTTGTTCCCACAAACAAAGCATATCATGgagcaataaaaaaggaaagataAAACCAACCTGTCGCAGCAGTGTTCCATTTCGCAAAATTATCCGAGGTTCAATAAAGTCGTaccattataatttttataatggtTGGTTAATGCAAACTTCAAGCAGAGtgataatataattatacagATCGGCTCCTTCGTCCGCCTCtaaaaattgtgcaatatGGTTGCGATCGTCTTTAAAGAAACTTAATCTCATGGCGTTATAACATTTAAGCAGATAATAATCGCGTCCGCTCGACATGatctaagaaaaaaaattccgaATTGCAAAAGAGCGCATTCAAGATATTCACTCTAATGCGCTGTTATAGTTGCGCCCGgtgtgaaaaaaaagttatgtTCTATTCTCGGCGCAAAAACAAGTAGTACATTCACGCTTCTTATTTATACACTTCGCGATTCGCGAGCAGCCCAATTACCGCATTGTTCACGCCGGATAAAGCACCTCCTTATCTACTCGCGATCGTGCGCAAAAACAAATTTACCCTTATGCAACCAAATTAAATCTGGCTATAGAGCGTAAGTCAAAAGCCGGAACCCCAGCGACCATCGTGAGTTACAACTGTATCACACACATACAGGCCTCGAGATAAACCATCACCGATCAATCATTCGTCGCTCTTCGTCCTTTCTCCGCGATCACGGCATCTCTTTTCCTCTCGCCTCTCGATTGAAGCGTCAGCAGAGCTATAGAGCGCGGCTGGTAAAAGTCCATTTCGCCCATGTGTGCGCAATGCAACACACGGATTCTGCAAAGTTCGTTGCTCCGCTCTGCGATCAGCGAGAATTCGAAGGGGCAACGAAAGCGCCCGGCTCTAATCTCGTCGAGACTCTATCCGATCGCCATCTGGCGAACTTTGGCAGCATCGAGCGGGCAAGAGAAAAAGGACGAGCGAGAGCAGCGTTACTTAATCGCGCGGAGGAGCCCCGTGTGTTGTTTCGTCACACACGTCGCCGCATAGCGCCGGCTAAACACTCGCGTAATCGCACGTATGGGGAGCTACGATCTGACTTTTAATAAGCGATGCTCCAGATTGGATGTGTTAATCTCCGAGCGGTGGCGTGAATTATACGCTCGGTTGATGGAAAAATGGGTCCGCGTATACCTTTGAGTGGAAGCCGACCCGGTGGCGTTTGCCGAAACTGCTCGAACGAGCAAATGACTGTGTGtgtgctcgctctcgcgtaaCGATGGGGTTTTTCGAGATTTTCTTGTGGATAGGAAATCGTTAGGAGCGATATTAACGGTAATGAGTTGTAACTCCTCTTTTTCGATTTTGTAACCCGTTTGCTTCTCCGCAGTTTCACCAATAATTGTATAATGCGCCTCTTTTGTCGCCCAAAAGACCTTTTGTTATATTTAACGTTTATTCGGgagaaatttcgaaatttataaTGAGAGAATGGTCTTGCACGAGGACTCGAggtatttatcataaaaaatcaTGCGCTTTTCGGAATCGCGCTATGGGAAACGGCGGAATTAGGTAAAAATGAGCTACCCTCTGTAGCAATTAATGGCTGGCTGCAATAATAAATGGATTTAATGAAGCCCCGCCGCGCAGATGCGATGATCGAACGTCTATCTACGTGTGGCGCATAAAACGCGCTGCTTTTGAAAGTGCGCTCGAGGATCTTTGCGGCGAAGTCTTGctaaatttcaattttgcaaGTAATAGCAACTCGAATATAGAGCATCATATTTTCTTTGCATAAACTATCTCAGAGCGGATTCACGCGGAGAGGAGAATGTTACGTAGCTATGTAGTTCTGGCTTACGTGTGCTCCAGATAACGCCTTTGAAAATAGATTCGTTTCGCTTGTACGTTAGCTTGTTTGAGGAACAACGATGAAGCTTGGAGATTAAATAATTTGGAATGAActctatttttcaaatttattttatttcgaaGACGAGTGAAGTCTTATTTACGTTTAATTAGACATTTGTTGAATAAGCTTATTGGTAGAAGTCAGCAGGTGGAGAAAGACGCTTCCATGGGTCCGGGCACAGTCTCCTGGTACACTGGACGGAATGTGCTTCAGAGCAAAAACATGTGTTACACCCATCAAAATAGGATTTTCCCGGCACGCACTGCTTCTTGGCCTCTgcggaagaaaaaagaagttacgtactttttttctgtttttagAAGTTGTCTACTGCAATTAGCGCAGAACTTGTATCACTCGAAATGAAAATAAGACAGACCTGCAACGGAGACGTAAAGCGTGGCGATGATGAGCAAGCCAAGTAGTAGTAGGCACGTGGTTTTGGACGCCATATTCACTGGAATTCTTCGTGTTCAAAGTGATTGTTCGAGACTAAGCTTCCAACTAACTTTAGCTGATAAAAAAGCCTTCCTTTTTATATACGGTCTACCGATGCTATGACTCACTTGATTAAATGAAAGACTTCTCGGCTATCATGTTTGTGGAGAAAACGTTTATTTCTTCCTTATGCCCAGGAGACGTAAGACAGGGCAGTGTTTCGTGAATCTCCACATCGTAGTGCTTGGACGCGTAATGATGAAGTCGATGGGGAGGGGAAATTTTATAGAATAGTGTAAATTATGTAAAAGAGTTTGACGACCCTTCAAATCGAATAGATTATTTTAATTAGCAGTATAAAGCAGCTGGAACTTAGAACTCCACAGATAGTGCCACGTCACAATGATTAAAAGCTTATCACAAAATACTCgttaataagtaaaaaatatcattaattGAGTAAATAAACACgaatcttttttataaatggttttttattattatcttatctggattaattttttgacatttttcattgATTCAGTATGTTGAAGGATAAACCAAGTACACGTATTTACATAATTACATTTAGAGTCGTGAAAAAGATAAATGACAAAAGAATGTTTGAACCGCGAGTACATCTGGGACAAGAAAATATTGATCGTTATCAAAACGAGACTTCCAAGGAATCATGCTTCAAAATAAATTCACATTATCACTCGgttttattttgcaatttcgAGATAAATAGACATTATCTTTCGttcaaaaaattgtattacgtTAATAGGACAGTGTAAAAGatcaaaaaatgttcattCAATTAAATCGGAAAATCTTTCATCGAGACTTAATCTTTTCAACAGCACAGCattttcaatccttttttatCTTCGGGATCAGTTTTACGCACATTTTACGCGAGGAATTTACACATTTCGCAAGGTTCATACGCGTTTATatctatacatacatattcataaaaaaatacgaCTTATTCTTCTACGTATCGCTATCTTTTACATGATCgcaaaataatacaatattaataataataatatacgcttAAAGCTACATCGTTCGTATGTACGTGTCTGTGCAATATAATACAAGGTGTGAAATGTACATGAGTTGTCTGTCTGGCTGCCTCTTTTTCAAAGAGCTATAGCCCAGGAGAGTATAAGAGAGAAAGGAGTACTTGTATGTGTGAGTgtgagcgcgcgcacgtgtatatAACTCGCGCATATcaatcgcgtgcgcgcgtgcttGGGAAATTTTCGAACGCTTTTTTTATCAGCTCGCGCGAGAGTTACGGCTAAAGAGGCATGAATAATCGGTCGCTGTGTGACGGAAAAAGAAAGTCACGACTGCGAGATGAGCAGTCGACTTTTTTACGCGGCAGCGGTGGCGGAGGTCGCGACTCCTTCTACATCAGTGCAGTTCTTACAGCGTCGTTTTCGCGACAAATGCAATCGTGGGAGGCAGTTCGGATGGCAGTTGGCACTATCATCTTCAGTTAGATATGGATTTATTTTCGATACGATTACGAAACAAAGACTTGACGATTTTTTTACTCGACTATACTGTTGTTGATATAACTACTCGGTGTCATCGCGCAAAGTATCGTTAGAGCGACTGAGTGGGTCAGGGATGTGTAAGCGCGATAGATTCGCGCTCATCTCACTGTATAAAGCGCGATGGATTACCATAATTTCTTGCAGGTGGAGGGAAAGattgttatttcttttttctattcGGAAACTGTGCGCATAGTTATTAAGACTATAAGGCACGCAATAAAAACATCCATAAACACGAGCATTCCTGCACGCGTTTTTCTCACATCCTCCTAGTGGAATATTCAACGAggcttgaaaaattttaactatGGCGAATATTGAGAAATCTCgtagaaaaaaagagctgcACGTCGACTATGCAGTCGATCGAAgagaataaatataattattgcgtTTTACGCGAAAATTACGAAGAGAGGAACGCTTGAGAGAGGTCCAAAGTTTCACACGACTAATTAGTACATAGCTGCTCAAACAGTTGATCTTAAGTGGGAAACAATGCCGAAGGGGTAATTTTCGAGgtatgttttgaaaaaaatttcgtcCATTATCTCGAAGCTCTCTTCGCTAAGCTGAATCGTTCACGTCTCGTAAACACTTTTGCAATCCGTCGTTATTTTTGATGAAGAAATTATTCCGTATCGGAGCCGCGGAAAATTGCGCTGTTTGATCAAATGCTCGTTTACCGAACCAAGTGAGTTGTGGTATCAATAATAGCGTCATTTTTGAACATTCGTTTTGTGTCATTTTGCCGATATAACTCGTTCCGGATATAAGTTTTCGATAAAACTTTCCAAGACTCGTAAGTCGGAGTGAAGAATAGACTGAAATCACGCGAATCCTACTTTATTCACGCATCATCAAAATTCATCAAGCTTTCATTTTACTGCACCATTCTATCATCCTACTACCATATAtcacatttaaaaaatctcaagATAGCACGCCCAGAGTAATCATTCCAAATACAACCACTCTAAAAATCATCAAGTCTTCTGCCCGCGTGTAAGAATCAAAGCAATCGTCTCTCTCGAATTCCGCATCAATTAGTGGGGAACAGAACCCTAGCTCCTCTCTCGTTGAGTCCAAGCCTCTCTCCCGAGCCAACGTTTCCGTCGATCTCGTTTCCCGTGAGCTCCTCCTCCGGGCTCGAGTTCTTCCTGGCCTTGGCGTAGTATTTAGCCTTGAAGTAATCGTTGTCTTTCGGGGCGATTTTGTTTTGCAGCGGCGGCTCGTCAAATCTGACCTTCGTCTTCTTGGGAGCGATCTTGTTCTGAAGCCTGTCGTCGGACGGGTAGCTCTGCTGTGTTGCGCTGGTGAGGACGTTGATGATGCCGAACCAGTTGGGCCAGGAGAAAGGATTGTTGCCTTCGTCGACGTTTTCGTGCACTTCGTAATTGTGCGTCGGCCTGGGTGGGTTGGTGCTGGTACTGGTGAAGCTAGTGCTGGTGCTGCTGGATGTGGACGTTGTCGTGCTGACGGTCGAGCCTTGGGGTATGGTTGGCTTCGTGGGAGTTGGACGGTGGGTGCCtgtgaaatttttttggttaattcaaagatatttcttttttcatcgcATTACTtccgtattttattttacatacaCTGAGGCGGAAGTGTGGCAACACCGAACTCGTTCACCGCGTGCTATTCAATCATTCTTATTTACATTCAGAGAAGCAATTGGACATCTGTATGAACACATTAAGAgtccgaaaaaaaaactgaaaagaGCCGCGTACACGGAAAGATCTTGAAAAAGCAAATGAGTCGTATACGCTTGAAAACTTTCGATCGAGCCGTCCACGCACAACCATATAGGAAATCAAAGGAGCGTTTGTCCGATTCAGGGTTACGCTCTCGTACGCACGCGGTCATTGATTCCGTTTGATTTTATCGTCGTAGAATTGATAAATTCATCGATATAATCGACCGCCTACCAAATCCCTTATAATTAATTAGACCGGCAACACTTTAGAACCGAATAATTCAATATTATCGCGGCGTTAGAGAAACTAGATAAGACTGATTTAAATCCCATGAGCCTGGAATGCATCTATGAAAACATCTAACGCTTTATATTCAAACGACGACGTTGGCATTGCTGACGCTCCATATTCTCCTCGCGATCATCAATAAAAAAGCAAGTTTATTAAGCAATAGCCAGACGTCTAAATTAAGACCTACATCGTCGCACGCGTCTCCCGTGAGCAGCCCATTCTCTCGCGATTCCATCTTAAAGTCCCTATCTTTATTCCCCTCACAATCACCCCATCCTGGATCACCTTACTCTTGACGCACACATGCAGAGAGTCGAACACAGGCATGTATACATCCTCAAAGGCGGATCTCACAGTCACGTGAAAGGTCGCGCACGACCGCATCCCGCTCCACCAAAAAAAGAGATCGTCGTCCGCCAAGGTCGACTACAAACGAGCGACTCACCTTGGTTATGGTGTCCTCCAAAGTGCAACGGCTTCTGTGGATTGTAGTACTGATAGACGTGGCCGTCCCCGTGTCCCGCGTGACCGTTGAACACGCCGTGCGGTCCCACCACCCACTTGGTAAGGGCGTTGAAGCCGAAGGGGTCGCGGTAGAAGCTGTGGTGGGTGCGCTCGTCCTCGGCTACGATCTGCTGCTGCATGCGACGGTTGTGCTGTATCAGCTGGTCCATACGACGACGGTTGAGTTGCTCCTGCCAGCGACGTTGCTGCTCGCGCTGGGCCTCAACTCGACGCTTGTACTCGTCGCGACGACGGCGCTCAACTTCGTTGACCTGGTCGACGTCATAGCGACGGTTGGGTCGGGTCGTCGACAACGGGGTGGTCTGGTATCGATTCTGCTGGCGGTTCTTGATCAGATTGCCCACGGCTTCAAGGGTCGACACGGGAATCTGGGGGAAGGGGAAGTTATAGGGGATTAGAGAGTTGCtgatggtggtggtggtggtgatgATGAAGGGGTTGGTGGGGTGAAGGATGTTTGATGATGGGGTTGAAGAGGTGAGGGATGTTGGATGATATGTTGTCCAGTGCACTTGTTAGtatcatatatttataacatTCTGATGACGACAGATGATtcatatgtacatatataataCAGTGATATATacaattcataaaaataaatttcaattagtaTATTGCGATTCAATTACAGTGTTATTACTTTTGTCTTCTATAGCTACGCCCCAGTCGTATTAAATACGTAGTTATACGCTTTGTGCAACAATCACAGTTATTACAATAATACTAATAAGCAAACTGTAATAGAGTATTACACAGACGTTGAGTAACTATCCTCCATAAACAAGTGAGCTGCCATCGAGTTGAAATGCATGCaaataaagaaaatgttaGATGATATGATTTAAACTCTGCATAAGAATTATGTAAATATACGTGCAACCATAAACAGTCCATGCGTAGAAAGTTCATAAAGCATGCGGCTACAAAATAATCAACTACATCCACCGAGCTACCATAGTCTAATACATAACGTTGAATACGCAGCGTTGCaagttaattttaaaaagtgatCAGAACTTATTTAACTTGTTAACTTTTGCAAATACAGTAATTCCGCTCGGCTGTTATACGAGCAGATCGCGAATCAAGCCTTGAAAGCGCCATAACATGTCGTTAATTCTAATAACCGATTCGTATCcttgcaagagagagagagagagagagagagagagagagagagagagagagagagagagagagagagagagagagatacgcaTAAAAACTCCAAATGATTACAATACTCATGCATCAAGAATCGTACGGATAGTACACCCACCTTACATAATGCCCAACTATTATTTACACTACCTTGAGCACACTCTCGATAGCTCCAGCGTTTCCCGGTGACAAAGTCTGAGCCGCCTGTGAAGTCTGCTTGA
The sequence above is a segment of the Nasonia vitripennis strain AsymCx chromosome 3, Nvit_psr_1.1, whole genome shotgun sequence genome. Coding sequences within it:
- the LOC100118505 gene encoding serine protease inhibitor 3-like; protein product: MASKTTCLLLLGLLIIATLYVSVAEAKKQCVPGKSYFDGCNTCFCSEAHSVQCTRRLCPDPWKRLSPPADFYQ
- the LOC100121233 gene encoding uncharacterized protein LOC100121233 isoform X2, producing the protein MKRIAICCLVLVFLAVRASGYQVFEEPEEDDETVRGKRQQSGASLIDSIFNIPITAIKQTSQAAQTLSPGNAGAIESVLKIPVSTLEAVGNLIKNRQQNRYQTTPLSTTRPNRRYDVDQVNEVERRRRDEYKRRVEAQREQQRRWQEQLNRRRMDQLIQHNRRMQQQIVAEDERTHHSFYRDPFGFNALTKWVVGPHGVFNGHAGHGDGHVYQYYNPQKPLHFGGHHNQGTHRPTPTKPTIPQGSTVSTTTSTSSSTSTSFTSTSTNPPRPTHNYEVHENVDEGNNPFSWPNWFGIINVLTSATQQSYPSDDRLQNKIAPKKTKVRFDEPPLQNKIAPKDNDYFKAKYYAKARKNSSPEEELTGNEIDGNVGSGERLGLNERGARVLFPTN
- the LOC100121233 gene encoding uncharacterized protein LOC100121233 isoform X1, translated to MKRIAICCLVLVFLAVRASGYQVFEEPEEDDETVRGKRQQSGASLIDSIFNVNSHYCDQADFTGGSDFVTGKRWSYRECAQGSVNNSWALCKIPVSTLEAVGNLIKNRQQNRYQTTPLSTTRPNRRYDVDQVNEVERRRRDEYKRRVEAQREQQRRWQEQLNRRRMDQLIQHNRRMQQQIVAEDERTHHSFYRDPFGFNALTKWVVGPHGVFNGHAGHGDGHVYQYYNPQKPLHFGGHHNQGTHRPTPTKPTIPQGSTVSTTTSTSSSTSTSFTSTSTNPPRPTHNYEVHENVDEGNNPFSWPNWFGIINVLTSATQQSYPSDDRLQNKIAPKKTKVRFDEPPLQNKIAPKDNDYFKAKYYAKARKNSSPEEELTGNEIDGNVGSGERLGLNERGARVLFPTN